From the genome of Parafrankia irregularis, one region includes:
- a CDS encoding M20/M25/M40 family metallo-hydrolase: MANVSHDLSEDPAAVRQRPAAAPAGARPAPTAESEVVDLCRDMLRFESVNRGNGEGHERPIAEYVAEKLAEVGLEPVLLESAPGRTSVVTRVAGADPTRSPLLIHGHLDVVPADPSDWRVHPFAGEEVDGCLWGRGAIDMKDMDAMTLAVVRDLARSGRRPPRDLVVAFVADEEAGGTLGARWLVDNHPDHFADCTEAISEVGGFSYTVSDDLRLYLIETAEKGIAWMKLTVAGRAGHGSMLSEDNAVTKLCEAVARLGRHQFPIVVTPTVRVFLDSLGEALGIELDAGDIESTIAKLGPIARMVGATIRNTVNPTQLVAGHKVNVIPGEATAYVDGRYLPGQEEEFLRQVDELIGPEVRREWVVNDQAVETGFDGPLVDAMASALRAEDPAARAVPYMLSGGTDAKSFSRLGIRCFGFSPLLLPPDLDFAGMFHGVDERVPVESLRFGVRVLDRFLAAS; the protein is encoded by the coding sequence ATGGCAAACGTGTCCCACGACCTCTCTGAGGACCCTGCGGCGGTCAGGCAGAGGCCTGCCGCCGCGCCCGCCGGTGCCCGACCGGCGCCCACGGCCGAGTCCGAGGTCGTGGACCTGTGTCGGGACATGCTGCGCTTCGAGTCGGTCAACCGCGGGAACGGTGAGGGCCACGAGCGGCCGATCGCCGAGTACGTGGCCGAGAAGCTGGCCGAGGTGGGGCTGGAGCCCGTCCTGCTCGAGTCCGCCCCGGGGCGGACGAGCGTGGTGACCCGGGTGGCCGGCGCGGACCCGACCCGGTCCCCGCTGCTGATCCACGGCCATCTGGACGTGGTGCCGGCGGATCCGTCCGACTGGCGCGTGCACCCGTTCGCCGGTGAGGAGGTGGACGGATGTCTCTGGGGCCGCGGCGCCATCGACATGAAGGACATGGACGCGATGACCCTGGCGGTCGTCCGTGACCTGGCCCGATCGGGCCGCCGGCCGCCGCGTGACCTTGTCGTGGCCTTCGTGGCCGACGAGGAGGCCGGTGGCACGCTGGGGGCGCGCTGGCTGGTGGACAACCATCCCGACCATTTCGCCGACTGCACCGAGGCGATCAGCGAGGTCGGCGGCTTCTCCTACACGGTTTCGGACGACCTGCGGCTGTATCTCATCGAGACCGCGGAAAAGGGCATCGCCTGGATGAAGCTCACCGTTGCGGGCCGGGCCGGGCATGGGTCCATGCTCAGCGAGGACAACGCGGTGACGAAGCTGTGCGAGGCGGTGGCCCGGCTCGGCCGGCACCAGTTCCCGATCGTCGTCACGCCGACCGTGCGGGTGTTCCTCGACTCGCTCGGGGAGGCGCTGGGCATCGAGCTCGACGCGGGCGACATCGAGAGCACGATCGCGAAGCTGGGGCCGATCGCCCGGATGGTCGGGGCGACGATCCGCAACACCGTGAACCCGACCCAGCTGGTGGCCGGGCACAAGGTGAACGTGATTCCCGGCGAGGCCACGGCCTACGTCGACGGCCGGTACCTGCCCGGGCAGGAGGAGGAGTTCCTGCGCCAGGTCGACGAGCTGATCGGGCCCGAGGTGCGCCGTGAATGGGTGGTGAACGACCAGGCGGTGGAAACCGGGTTCGACGGGCCGCTGGTGGACGCGATGGCCAGCGCGCTGCGTGCGGAGGACCCGGCGGCCCGGGCGGTGCCCTACATGCTCTCCGGCGGGACCGACGCGAAGTCGTTCTCCCGGCTCGGCATCCGCTGTTTCGGCTTCTCCCCGCTGCTGCTGCCGCCGGACCTCGACTTCGCCGGCATGTTCCACGGCGTGGACGAGCGGGTTCCGGTCGAGTCGCTGCGCTTCGGTGTGCGGGTGCTGGACCGTTTCCTCGCGGCTTCCTGA
- a CDS encoding mannosyltransferase family protein, with amino-acid sequence MTAARQPAYPEAPRQPPGTRETPQPRRGRPARGRHGVSRGDHTAAARARAWARRWYLRDVLVAWVAARVVVGAALALTRFIADSVSEDGGVTLETTDLLGWDAGWYLTIAEHGYDGAGDESRRFFPLLPLLVRLFTALPGAGGHAGAVLLVLVNLIAVAFALVLVGVARAEGFDDDTTRRVIWIGALAPPAFVLVMGYAEALAGLLAAAVLFGARTRRWEIAIVAGLLGGLCRPLGLLLAVPVAIEAARGLRLPLLGRLGPAGAPGPPTPLLPLGAPGALGAPGAPDASALPTTGGGQTGGRPAGGGGRELAGRLSAVVAPLAGAGIYLLWSASAHGDGLAPLTMQRDAARHGSSANPLSTIIDAARGATSGELGTALHVPWLLLAVLALVVMFRWLPVSYPVWSTLVMLAIVTGSNLDSAERYLYGSFPFLLVAALATARREVWTFVITVSAAAMTVYATLAFTLSYVP; translated from the coding sequence ATGACCGCAGCGCGCCAGCCCGCGTATCCCGAGGCGCCGCGGCAGCCTCCGGGTACGCGGGAGACGCCGCAGCCGCGACGGGGGAGGCCGGCCCGGGGCAGGCACGGGGTCAGCCGTGGCGACCACACGGCGGCCGCACGGGCCCGGGCCTGGGCCCGCCGCTGGTATCTGCGGGACGTCCTCGTCGCCTGGGTCGCCGCACGGGTGGTCGTCGGCGCGGCGCTGGCGCTGACCCGGTTCATCGCGGACAGCGTCAGCGAGGACGGCGGCGTCACGCTTGAGACGACCGACCTGCTCGGCTGGGACGCCGGCTGGTACCTCACCATCGCCGAGCACGGCTACGACGGGGCCGGGGACGAGAGCCGGCGTTTCTTCCCCCTGCTCCCCCTGCTCGTCCGCCTGTTCACGGCCCTGCCCGGCGCGGGCGGCCACGCCGGGGCCGTGCTGCTCGTCCTGGTGAACCTCATCGCCGTCGCGTTCGCCCTGGTGCTGGTCGGCGTCGCGCGGGCCGAGGGCTTCGACGACGACACGACCCGCCGGGTCATCTGGATCGGGGCGCTGGCGCCGCCCGCCTTCGTGCTGGTGATGGGCTACGCCGAGGCGCTGGCGGGGCTGCTGGCCGCCGCGGTCCTGTTCGGGGCGCGGACCCGCCGCTGGGAGATCGCGATCGTCGCCGGGCTGCTCGGCGGCCTGTGCCGGCCGTTGGGCCTGCTGCTCGCCGTGCCGGTCGCGATCGAGGCGGCCCGCGGACTGCGCCTCCCGCTGCTGGGCCGGCTGGGGCCTGCCGGAGCACCGGGCCCGCCCACCCCGCTGCTCCCGCTCGGAGCACCCGGAGCGCTCGGAGCGCCCGGAGCGCCCGACGCCTCCGCGCTGCCGACGACCGGCGGCGGGCAGACTGGTGGCCGGCCTGCCGGTGGCGGCGGGCGGGAGCTGGCCGGCCGGCTCAGCGCGGTCGTCGCCCCGCTGGCCGGAGCCGGGATCTACCTGCTGTGGTCCGCGTCCGCCCACGGTGACGGGCTCGCCCCGCTGACGATGCAACGTGACGCGGCCCGGCACGGCAGCAGCGCGAACCCGCTTTCCACGATCATCGACGCGGCCCGCGGCGCGACCAGCGGCGAGCTGGGCACGGCCCTGCATGTGCCCTGGCTGCTGCTGGCCGTGCTCGCCCTGGTGGTCATGTTCCGCTGGCTGCCCGTGTCGTACCCGGTCTGGTCGACGCTCGTGATGCTGGCGATCGTGACCGGCAGCAACCTCGACTCCGCCGAGCGCTACCTCTACGGCTCGTTCCCGTTCCTCCTCGTTGCCGCCCTGGCCACAGCCCGCCGCGAGGTGTGGACGTTCGTGATCACCGTCTCCGCCGCGGCGATGACCGTCTACGCGACCCTCGCGTTCACCCTCTCGTACGTGCCCTGA
- a CDS encoding DUF5703 family protein yields MVDRELEYQKLTMPPGTDRRTAVAILTLHAEFGDWELDRSRIYPDGTRRVVLRRRRRPGGLPGYLPT; encoded by the coding sequence TTGGTCGACAGGGAGCTCGAGTACCAGAAGCTGACGATGCCCCCGGGCACCGACCGGCGGACCGCGGTGGCGATCCTCACCCTGCACGCCGAGTTCGGGGACTGGGAGCTTGATCGCTCCCGCATCTACCCCGATGGGACCCGCCGAGTAGTGCTACGCCGACGGCGCCGGCCGGGCGGCTTGCCCGGTTATCTCCCCACCTGA
- a CDS encoding sulfite exporter TauE/SafE family protein has translation MEIDPLVTLAGVLVGFVVGLTGMGGGALMTPILVLLFGVQPLAAVSSDLVASAVMKPVGATVHLRRGTVHRGLVTWLVLGSVPAGFCGVLILRAMGDGEAVQDRMKIFMGAVLIIAALAMLAKAELDRRRGPAPTDDAAAEVTVRRLPTLAVGVVGGLVVGMTSVGSGSLIIVLLLALYPSIRASQLVGTDLAQAVPLVAAASLGHLLFGDFQLGLTGSLLIGSLPGVYLGARISAGSATSALIRPAIVVVVSLSGLKLVGVPTGVLGVVLALMLVAAAGVVARSRRAQPATSATPAVSGPGDTPVEAVPRRP, from the coding sequence ATGGAGATCGACCCGTTGGTGACCCTGGCCGGGGTACTGGTGGGATTCGTCGTCGGGCTGACCGGCATGGGCGGCGGCGCGCTGATGACACCGATTCTGGTGCTGCTCTTCGGGGTGCAGCCGCTCGCGGCCGTCTCGAGTGACCTGGTCGCGTCGGCGGTGATGAAGCCGGTGGGGGCGACGGTGCATCTGCGCCGTGGCACGGTCCACCGCGGGCTCGTCACCTGGCTTGTCCTGGGCTCGGTGCCCGCGGGCTTCTGCGGTGTCCTGATCCTGCGCGCGATGGGCGACGGCGAGGCCGTCCAGGACCGGATGAAGATCTTCATGGGGGCGGTGCTGATCATCGCCGCGCTCGCCATGCTCGCGAAGGCGGAGCTCGACCGCCGCCGCGGACCCGCACCGACCGACGACGCCGCCGCCGAGGTCACCGTCCGGCGGTTGCCGACGCTGGCCGTCGGTGTCGTCGGAGGTCTCGTCGTCGGGATGACATCGGTGGGCTCGGGCTCGCTGATCATCGTCCTGCTGCTGGCCCTGTACCCGTCGATCCGTGCCTCGCAGCTGGTGGGAACCGATCTGGCCCAGGCCGTTCCGCTGGTCGCCGCCGCGTCGCTCGGCCACCTGCTCTTCGGCGACTTCCAGCTGGGGCTGACCGGCTCGCTGCTCATCGGCTCGCTGCCCGGGGTCTACCTCGGCGCCCGGATCTCGGCGGGCAGCGCCACCAGCGCGCTGATCCGCCCGGCGATCGTCGTCGTGGTGTCGCTCAGCGGACTGAAGCTCGTGGGTGTGCCCACCGGGGTCCTGGGCGTGGTGTTGGCGCTCATGCTGGTCGCTGCGGCGGGCGTCGTGGCGCGGAGTCGTCGCGCCCAGCCAGCCACCTCCGCGACGCCGGCCGTGTCCGGGCCTGGGGACACACCCGTCGAGGCGGTGCCGCGCCGCCCCTGA
- a CDS encoding NAD(P)/FAD-dependent oxidoreductase, producing MWGAIVTATSDGHQKHRVVVIGSGFGGLFATQALRREPVEVTVVAKTTHHLFQPLLYQVATGILSEGEIAPATREVLRRQTNARVIMGEVTEIDLAAKTVTSNLLGRSDVQPYDSLIVAAGAGQSYFGNDHFAEHAPGMKSIDDALELRGRIFGAFEVAETAPNPEDVARYMTFVVVGAGPTGVEMAGQIAEMAHRTLRHDFRRIDTTKARIILLDAAPTVLGTFGEKLAAKATAKLEKIGVEIQLGARVINVDSRGIDVEDSDGNRRRIESVCKIWAAGVAASPLGKQLAEQSGAVLDRAGRIQVQPDLTLPGHPEVFVVGDMATLDRLPGVAQVAIQGGQYAAKTIATRLRSGPPMRNFEYKDKGSMATISRFSAVASIKGVQLSGFLAWLMWLAVHLVYIIGFKHRVTTLLHWTVSFIGRGRSERTVTQQQIFARSALQRLGDGFFPTLPDDWASRGSSAVTRPAAQPGAVPKARKATAEPSRLTPDSPATGGTASAGTA from the coding sequence ATGTGGGGAGCGATTGTGACCGCTACGAGCGACGGACACCAAAAGCACCGGGTCGTAGTCATCGGCTCGGGTTTCGGCGGGCTGTTCGCCACCCAGGCGCTGCGCCGCGAGCCCGTCGAGGTGACTGTCGTCGCAAAGACCACACATCACCTGTTCCAGCCACTGCTTTACCAGGTGGCGACGGGCATCCTGTCCGAGGGCGAGATCGCCCCGGCCACCCGCGAGGTGCTGCGCCGCCAGACGAACGCGCGGGTGATCATGGGCGAGGTCACCGAGATCGATCTCGCCGCGAAGACGGTGACGTCGAACCTGCTGGGGCGGTCGGACGTGCAGCCCTACGACAGCCTGATCGTCGCCGCCGGCGCGGGCCAGTCGTACTTCGGCAACGACCATTTCGCCGAGCACGCGCCCGGCATGAAGAGCATCGACGACGCGCTGGAGCTGCGCGGGCGGATCTTCGGCGCCTTCGAGGTCGCCGAGACAGCCCCCAACCCGGAGGACGTCGCGCGCTACATGACCTTCGTGGTCGTTGGTGCCGGCCCGACCGGCGTCGAGATGGCCGGCCAGATCGCCGAGATGGCGCACCGCACGCTGCGCCACGACTTCCGGCGCATCGACACGACCAAGGCCCGGATCATCCTGCTCGACGCCGCCCCGACCGTGCTGGGGACGTTCGGCGAGAAGCTCGCCGCCAAGGCCACCGCCAAGCTGGAGAAGATCGGGGTCGAGATCCAGCTCGGTGCCCGGGTCATCAACGTCGATTCCCGTGGCATCGACGTCGAGGACTCCGACGGCAACCGGCGCCGGATCGAGTCGGTCTGCAAGATCTGGGCCGCCGGTGTCGCCGCCAGCCCGCTGGGCAAGCAGCTCGCCGAGCAGTCCGGCGCCGTGCTGGACCGGGCCGGCCGGATCCAGGTGCAGCCCGACCTGACCCTGCCCGGTCACCCCGAGGTCTTCGTCGTCGGCGACATGGCCACCCTCGACCGGCTGCCCGGTGTCGCCCAGGTCGCGATCCAGGGCGGCCAGTACGCCGCCAAGACGATCGCCACCCGGCTGCGCAGCGGCCCGCCGATGCGCAACTTCGAGTACAAGGACAAGGGCAGCATGGCCACGATCTCGCGCTTCAGCGCGGTGGCCAGCATCAAGGGCGTGCAGCTCAGCGGGTTCCTGGCCTGGCTGATGTGGCTCGCGGTGCACCTCGTCTACATCATCGGGTTCAAGCACCGGGTGACCACCCTGCTGCACTGGACGGTGAGCTTCATCGGCCGCGGCCGCTCGGAGCGCACGGTCACCCAGCAGCAGATCTTCGCCCGGTCGGCGCTGCAACGCCTCGGCGACGGGTTCTTCCCGACGCTGCCGGACGACTGGGCCTCCCGTGGCTCGTCGGCGGTGACGCGGCCGGCGGCGCAGCCGGGCGCGGTACCCAAGGCCCGCAAGGCGACGGCCGAGCCGTCCCGGCTGACCCCGGACAGCCCGGCGACCGGTGGCACCGCCTCCGCCGGCACCGCCTGA
- a CDS encoding NAD(P)/FAD-dependent oxidoreductase, which yields MTEKPEVVVIGAGPAGLSAGWELMKREIPVTIIEGDSVVGGISRTAERDGWRFDIGGHRFFTKVPEVEKLWHEILPDEDFLLRPRSSRIYYNNKFFDYPLKPGNALGGLGVLEAARCIGSYAAARVRPPKDQSNYENWLVARFGWRLYRTFFKTYTEKVWGVPVSEMPSDWAAQRIKSLSLSNAVINAVLPKRNQTDITSLIEEFQYPKYGPGMMWETAADKITKQGGRIVFEEKVKKIHHENGKATGVTTVVTGGYGPGAGAPESSRTDIGTEYQYTGDQFISSMSFSSLVRVMDPPVPPRVLAAANALKYRDFLTVALVVPESAGFPDNWIYIHSPDVKVGRIQNFSSWSPFLVKDGKTCLGLEYFVFEGDEMWNSSDEDLIALGTRELARLGLVRAGQVETGYVVRMPKAYPYYDTEYKKNVDIIRGWLEDNAPNVHPVGRNGMHRYNNQDHSMLTAMLTVENIIDGKSHDVWEVNVEEDYHEESSKRA from the coding sequence GTGACCGAAAAGCCAGAGGTAGTCGTCATCGGAGCCGGGCCGGCCGGTCTCTCCGCCGGCTGGGAGCTGATGAAGCGGGAGATCCCCGTGACGATTATCGAGGGTGACTCGGTGGTCGGCGGAATCAGCCGCACGGCCGAGCGGGACGGCTGGCGTTTCGACATCGGTGGCCACCGTTTCTTCACCAAGGTGCCCGAGGTCGAGAAGCTGTGGCACGAGATCCTGCCAGATGAGGACTTCCTGCTCCGGCCGCGTTCCAGCCGCATTTACTACAACAACAAGTTCTTCGACTACCCGCTGAAGCCAGGAAACGCGCTGGGTGGCCTGGGCGTGCTGGAGGCGGCGCGTTGCATCGGCTCCTACGCGGCGGCCCGGGTACGCCCGCCGAAGGACCAGTCGAACTACGAGAACTGGCTGGTCGCGCGATTCGGCTGGCGGCTCTACCGCACCTTCTTCAAGACCTACACCGAGAAGGTCTGGGGCGTTCCCGTCAGCGAGATGCCCTCCGACTGGGCCGCTCAGCGGATCAAGAGCCTGTCCCTGAGCAACGCCGTCATCAACGCGGTGCTGCCGAAGCGCAACCAGACGGACATCACCTCCCTCATCGAGGAGTTCCAGTACCCGAAGTACGGGCCGGGAATGATGTGGGAGACCGCCGCCGACAAGATCACCAAGCAGGGTGGCCGGATCGTCTTCGAGGAGAAGGTCAAGAAGATCCACCACGAGAACGGCAAGGCCACCGGTGTCACGACGGTGGTCACGGGCGGCTATGGGCCCGGCGCGGGCGCGCCGGAGTCGTCGCGGACGGACATCGGCACCGAGTACCAGTACACGGGTGACCAGTTCATCTCCTCGATGTCCTTCTCCTCGCTGGTGCGCGTTATGGACCCGCCGGTTCCGCCGCGCGTCCTCGCCGCCGCGAACGCTCTGAAGTACCGCGACTTCCTCACCGTGGCGCTGGTCGTTCCCGAGTCGGCCGGGTTCCCGGACAACTGGATCTACATCCACTCCCCGGACGTCAAGGTCGGCCGCATCCAGAACTTCTCGTCCTGGTCGCCGTTCCTGGTGAAGGACGGCAAGACCTGCCTGGGCCTGGAGTACTTCGTCTTCGAGGGCGACGAGATGTGGAACTCGTCCGACGAGGACCTGATCGCGCTGGGCACCCGGGAGCTGGCCCGGCTCGGCCTCGTCCGCGCCGGCCAGGTCGAGACCGGCTACGTCGTGCGGATGCCCAAGGCGTACCCGTACTACGACACGGAGTACAAGAAGAACGTCGACATCATCCGCGGCTGGCTTGAGGACAACGCTCCCAACGTCCACCCGGTCGGCCGTAACGGTATGCACCGGTACAACAACCAGGACCACTCGATGCTCACCGCGATGCTGACGGTTGAGAACATCATCGACGGAAAGTCCCACGACGTCTGGGAGGTCAACGTCGAGGAGGACTATCACGAGGAGTCCTCGAAGCGCGCCTAG
- a CDS encoding glycosyltransferase, which translates to MPRALPTPRAPEPALLLAGWCGCAVGISLSDGRYSPLALVMVLLGAAATVAALAASRVVGLTPGGGSPTSRRGWGGTAALFAPRAVIVLCGVVVAAGPLVRHPRYYATGPAAAVADVLAAAAGLLAGAALLSAARTARPAGPAGADAARSGPGVGARVGLGLAGSRGPWWARSWVFWAVLGLAVAAGVATIVASPRPRIDVFHLLQGSTSGLADGENMYRQQWGTDPVTYAHTAGGLFDVYPYLPGTSLLLAPFRWVLGDVRYGLLLAVACAAVIARPRGAGRGTVGPGTDVSTGTGTGPRVTRLLPLLLVVFPESMYALQQSWTEPLLVVALAVMVRAVTTGRTRLAVVALALALASKQHVALLLPVAACWPAFGPRRALASAGLGLAVVAPWIVAAPRDFFADAVRTNLDYPVLDHSLSLPGWAHHFGITLGFGATAAVLAGSYLLAWRARGGAAGFCAGSAVVLLGLDLMNKQTFFNHYTLPMALLVLAATSTAAARGHLVAPPQLRARPRRAAAGQRAAAGQRAAAGQRRVENRSNAAPS; encoded by the coding sequence ATGCCTCGCGCACTGCCCACCCCGCGTGCTCCGGAGCCGGCGCTGCTCCTGGCCGGCTGGTGCGGCTGCGCGGTTGGCATCAGCCTGTCGGACGGCAGGTACAGCCCCCTCGCGCTCGTCATGGTGCTGCTGGGCGCCGCCGCGACCGTGGCCGCCCTCGCCGCTTCCAGGGTGGTGGGTCTCACACCGGGCGGCGGGTCCCCGACGTCGCGGCGCGGGTGGGGTGGCACCGCGGCACTGTTCGCCCCCCGGGCGGTGATCGTCCTGTGTGGCGTGGTGGTCGCAGCCGGCCCGCTCGTGCGTCACCCTCGCTACTACGCCACGGGCCCGGCCGCGGCCGTGGCGGACGTCCTGGCGGCCGCCGCGGGGCTGCTCGCCGGGGCAGCACTGCTCAGCGCCGCCCGCACGGCCAGGCCCGCAGGTCCGGCCGGCGCCGACGCTGCGCGATCCGGGCCCGGCGTGGGGGCCAGGGTGGGCCTGGGCCTGGCCGGGAGCCGGGGGCCGTGGTGGGCGCGGTCCTGGGTGTTCTGGGCGGTGCTCGGCCTCGCCGTCGCCGCCGGCGTCGCCACGATCGTCGCCTCGCCGCGGCCCCGGATCGACGTGTTCCACCTGCTGCAGGGCTCGACGTCGGGGCTGGCCGACGGCGAGAACATGTATCGCCAGCAGTGGGGGACCGACCCGGTGACCTACGCCCACACCGCGGGCGGGCTCTTCGACGTCTACCCCTACCTGCCGGGCACCTCGCTGCTGCTGGCGCCGTTTCGGTGGGTACTCGGTGACGTCCGGTACGGCCTGCTTCTGGCGGTTGCCTGCGCGGCGGTCATCGCCCGCCCGCGCGGCGCCGGGCGCGGCACCGTGGGCCCGGGCACGGACGTGTCCACCGGCACCGGCACCGGCCCGCGCGTCACCCGGCTCCTTCCGCTCCTGCTCGTCGTGTTCCCGGAGTCGATGTACGCGCTCCAGCAGTCGTGGACGGAGCCGCTGCTCGTGGTGGCCCTCGCCGTGATGGTCCGGGCGGTCACCACCGGCCGCACCCGGCTGGCCGTGGTCGCCCTCGCGCTGGCGTTGGCCAGCAAGCAGCATGTGGCGCTGCTCCTGCCGGTCGCGGCCTGCTGGCCGGCCTTCGGCCCGCGCCGGGCGCTGGCGTCGGCCGGCCTCGGGCTCGCGGTGGTGGCGCCCTGGATCGTGGCGGCACCGCGGGACTTCTTCGCCGACGCCGTCCGCACCAACCTCGACTACCCGGTGCTCGACCACTCGCTTTCGCTGCCGGGCTGGGCCCACCATTTCGGGATCACGCTCGGTTTCGGCGCGACCGCCGCCGTGCTGGCTGGCAGCTACCTGCTGGCCTGGCGGGCCCGCGGGGGCGCGGCAGGCTTCTGCGCGGGCTCGGCGGTGGTCCTGCTCGGGCTGGATCTGATGAACAAGCAGACCTTCTTCAACCACTACACGCTGCCGATGGCTCTGCTCGTCCTGGCGGCGACCAGCACGGCGGCCGCGCGGGGCCATCTCGTGGCCCCGCCGCAGCTCAGGGCGCGGCCTCGGCGTGCCGCGGCTGGTCAGCGTGCCGCAGCCGGTCAGCGTGCCGCGGCCGGTCAGCGCAGAGTGGAGAACCGCTCCAACGCCGCGCCCTCGTAA
- a CDS encoding glycosyltransferase family 39 protein — MTDVAVRPAENPSEPAERVGARPGREDRVFRAALVLIIAGAVAVRFSARQPLWLDEAQSVAIARLPLSGAGPTMWDGLLEDGSPPLYYILLHGWVGLFGDGAGAVRAMSAVINLLSAVPIFLLGRQLVGERAAKVAVVLYLTSPFALYFGTETRMYSLIVLLTALGGLALERVLRDPAVKNIALLALCAGCLALTHYWCLYVLLTVGAWLIGLMIIRPRIAAAQAARRARAGRGRGGHRPGAVRAPRPPAAAAPAAAPGWPAVGNPAHAAGNPAHTAAGSMPHAAGGLAPATAGAQPVDPAGGGARAGAGASPAELLADAAGGATRTVPQWHRRGPLAGVVGLIAGGLVFAPWLSNFFSQLAHTGTPWGEPASFAAVTHAYGQWAGGPTTLGRLLLFIVTGLVAAGIAGRPLGGRFMLLDLKGLEPGRTLFFLATGTLIVAVAAGKAVGNAWADRYTATAFVPFLLVVGLGATMLADRRVFRGVVVLAALVGVVAGTSDVRRERSQAGEAAAVLTRLSKPGDVLLVCPDQLGPGLARTVPSWLKVYVVPTYAPPDRVNWVDYEERNEKANGVAVAERALAEAGSHTVFMAGSGAYRTYEELCTQVRTTLQEQRPLADEVMTQGIPARVYENYALLRFRVS, encoded by the coding sequence GTGACCGACGTCGCGGTGCGGCCGGCGGAAAACCCCTCCGAGCCGGCTGAACGGGTCGGGGCGCGACCCGGCCGCGAGGACCGGGTCTTCCGGGCCGCGCTCGTTCTGATCATCGCCGGGGCCGTGGCGGTGCGCTTCAGCGCACGCCAGCCGCTCTGGCTCGACGAGGCGCAGAGCGTGGCCATCGCCCGCCTCCCCCTGTCCGGCGCCGGCCCGACGATGTGGGACGGGCTGCTGGAGGACGGTTCGCCGCCGCTGTACTACATCCTCCTGCACGGGTGGGTGGGCCTGTTCGGCGACGGCGCGGGCGCGGTGCGGGCGATGTCCGCGGTCATCAACCTGCTCTCGGCGGTGCCGATCTTCCTCCTCGGGCGCCAGCTGGTCGGCGAGCGGGCCGCGAAGGTCGCCGTCGTGCTCTACCTGACCTCCCCGTTCGCGCTGTACTTCGGCACCGAGACGCGGATGTACAGCCTGATCGTGCTGCTCACGGCGCTGGGCGGTCTCGCGCTGGAACGGGTGCTGCGCGATCCCGCCGTGAAGAACATCGCGTTGCTCGCGCTGTGCGCGGGCTGTCTCGCGCTGACGCACTACTGGTGCCTCTACGTTCTGCTGACGGTCGGCGCGTGGCTCATCGGGCTGATGATCATCCGGCCCCGGATCGCCGCGGCGCAGGCCGCCCGGCGCGCCCGTGCCGGGCGTGGCCGGGGTGGGCACCGTCCTGGCGCCGTGCGCGCGCCGCGCCCCCCCGCGGCGGCCGCGCCGGCTGCCGCGCCCGGATGGCCGGCTGTGGGGAACCCGGCGCATGCGGCGGGGAACCCCGCACACACGGCGGCCGGGAGCATGCCGCACGCGGCCGGCGGCCTGGCACCGGCGACCGCCGGGGCGCAGCCGGTGGATCCGGCGGGTGGTGGTGCCCGCGCCGGAGCCGGTGCAAGCCCGGCCGAGCTGCTGGCCGACGCGGCCGGGGGTGCCACCCGCACCGTCCCGCAGTGGCACCGGCGTGGCCCGCTGGCCGGTGTGGTCGGGCTGATCGCCGGGGGCCTGGTGTTCGCGCCCTGGCTGTCGAACTTCTTCTCCCAGCTGGCGCACACCGGCACCCCCTGGGGGGAGCCCGCGAGCTTCGCCGCGGTCACCCACGCCTACGGGCAGTGGGCCGGCGGACCGACCACCCTCGGACGGCTGCTGCTGTTCATCGTGACCGGCCTGGTCGCCGCCGGTATCGCGGGACGTCCCCTCGGGGGCCGGTTCATGCTGCTCGACCTGAAGGGCCTTGAACCGGGCCGCACGCTGTTCTTCCTCGCCACCGGGACCCTGATCGTCGCGGTGGCGGCCGGCAAGGCGGTCGGCAACGCCTGGGCCGACCGCTACACGGCGACCGCGTTCGTCCCGTTCCTCCTCGTGGTCGGCCTCGGCGCCACCATGCTGGCGGACCGGCGGGTCTTCCGCGGCGTGGTCGTGCTCGCCGCGCTGGTCGGCGTCGTCGCCGGGACGAGCGACGTCCGGCGGGAGCGCAGCCAGGCCGGCGAGGCCGCCGCGGTCCTCACCCGGCTGTCCAAGCCCGGTGACGTCCTGCTGGTGTGCCCGGACCAGCTCGGGCCGGGTCTGGCCCGCACCGTGCCGTCCTGGCTCAAGGTCTACGTGGTCCCGACCTACGCACCGCCCGACCGGGTGAACTGGGTCGACTACGAGGAGCGGAACGAGAAGGCCAACGGCGTCGCGGTCGCCGAGCGCGCCTTGGCCGAGGCCGGATCGCACACCGTCTTCATGGCCGGCTCCGGGGCGTACCGGACCTACGAGGAGCTCTGCACCCAGGTGCGCACCACGTTGCAGGAGCAGCGCCCACTGGCCGACGAGGTGATGACGCAGGGCATTCCGGCCCGCGTGTACGAGAACTACGCCCTGCTGCGGTTCCGAGTGTCATGA